One window of Chloroflexota bacterium genomic DNA carries:
- a CDS encoding MBL fold metallo-hydrolase, translated as MEDNIFWLGHDSFRFKGEKVVYVDPWKLAADAEKADVILVTHDHHDHFSKDDIARLSKADTIIVAPDAVTKQLSGTATTVKPGDHLTVAGIALEVVPAYNPNKRFHPRSAGYVGYIVTLQGKRIYHAGDTDLIPEMAHIKTDIALLPVSGTYVMTALEAAEAANTLKPALAIPMHWGDPAVVGTRRDAEEFKRLATVPVKILDKSK; from the coding sequence ATGGAAGACAACATTTTCTGGCTGGGGCACGATTCGTTTCGTTTCAAAGGGGAAAAAGTTGTGTACGTGGATCCGTGGAAACTTGCGGCGGACGCGGAAAAAGCAGACGTGATTCTCGTGACGCACGATCACCACGATCATTTTTCCAAGGACGACATTGCCCGCCTCTCGAAAGCGGACACGATCATCGTCGCGCCTGACGCGGTGACGAAACAACTGAGCGGCACAGCGACAACCGTCAAACCCGGCGATCATCTCACCGTCGCCGGCATCGCGCTAGAGGTTGTGCCGGCGTACAATCCGAACAAACGCTTTCATCCCAGGTCGGCGGGATACGTGGGCTACATCGTCACGTTGCAAGGCAAACGCATCTACCACGCGGGCGACACCGATTTGATTCCGGAGATGGCGCACATCAAAACCGATATCGCGTTATTGCCGGTGAGCGGCACGTACGTGATGACCGCACTCGAAGCCGCCGAAGCTGCGAACACGCTCAAACCCGCGCTCGCGATACCCATGCACTGGGGCGATCCCGCCGTCGTTGGCACGCGGCGCGACGCGGAAGAATTCAAACGCTTGGCAACCGTGCCGGTCAAGATTCTCGACAAGTCAAAATAA
- a CDS encoding formate/nitrite transporter family protein yields MNDSNVIVQIDPYSPMEMAERAEKIGLAKVRLSAANTVVLAILAGSFIALGALFSTIVSTDTGVGYGINRLLAGAAFSLGLILVVIAGAELFTGNNLIVMAFAARKVRIEELARNWVLVYIGNFVGAALTALAIYWSLQWTADNFKVGANALALANTKVNLTWEVAFVRGIIANALVCLAVWLAYSARSNTDKILSIIPPITAFVAAGMEHCIANMYFVPLGIFLANEPAVVQAAGLSADKLTNLNWVAFVMNNLIPSTLGNIVGGAVLVGFIYWFVFMRTRPISELPRAISTRIREWLSKKMNSDEGA; encoded by the coding sequence ATGAACGATAGCAATGTCATAGTGCAAATTGATCCGTACTCGCCGATGGAGATGGCGGAGCGCGCGGAAAAGATCGGCTTGGCAAAAGTGCGCTTGAGCGCGGCAAATACGGTTGTGCTCGCGATTTTGGCTGGCTCGTTCATCGCGCTCGGCGCGCTGTTCTCGACGATTGTGAGCACGGATACCGGGGTGGGGTATGGCATCAATCGGTTGCTGGCGGGCGCGGCGTTTTCGCTGGGATTGATCCTGGTCGTGATCGCGGGCGCGGAATTGTTCACCGGCAACAACTTGATCGTGATGGCATTCGCCGCGCGCAAAGTGCGTATCGAGGAACTCGCGCGCAATTGGGTGCTCGTCTACATCGGTAATTTCGTCGGCGCGGCGCTCACTGCGTTGGCGATTTATTGGTCATTGCAATGGACGGCGGACAATTTCAAAGTGGGCGCGAATGCGCTCGCACTCGCGAACACCAAAGTCAACCTGACCTGGGAGGTCGCGTTCGTGCGCGGGATCATCGCGAACGCGTTGGTGTGTCTCGCAGTGTGGCTGGCGTACAGCGCGCGCAGTAACACGGACAAGATTCTGAGCATCATCCCGCCGATCACCGCCTTCGTCGCGGCGGGGATGGAACACTGCATCGCGAATATGTACTTTGTTCCGCTCGGCATTTTTTTGGCGAACGAGCCAGCCGTCGTGCAGGCAGCCGGGCTGAGCGCGGATAAACTGACGAATCTGAACTGGGTCGCGTTCGTGATGAACAATCTGATTCCTTCGACGCTCGGCAACATTGTCGGCGGCGCGGTCCTGGTCGGGTTTATCTACTGGTTTGTCTTTATGCGCACGCGACCGATCAGCGAACTGCCCAGGGCGATCAGCACTCGTATTCGTGAGTGGTTAAGCAAAAAGATGAATTCGGACGAGGGAGCATAA
- a CDS encoding serine hydroxymethyltransferase — MAQLNLVDPAVAAIIEQECRRQKEGLELIASENYASRAVLQAVGSVLTNKYAEGYPAKRYYNGCEYVDQTETLAIERAKKLFGAHHANVQPHSGSQANLAAYLALIKPGDTVLAMSLAQGGHLTHGAPVNLSGQLYHFIGYGVNRETETLDYDELARLAETHRPKLIVGGATAYPRAFDFARMRAIANSVGARLMVDMAHIAGLIAGKVHPDPVPVADVVTTTTHKTLRGPRGGMILATEEFGKAIDKAVFPGTQGGPLEHVIAGKAVALKEALDPSFAEYQKQIVKNARALGEQLAARGIRLVSGGTDNHLLLVDLTKQGVSGKDAANTLQSVGITCNKNLIPFDPLAATITSGVRIGTPAVTTRGLCEDDLRQVADWIADVVTHMDDAALHARIREAVRNFASQFPMPGIDG, encoded by the coding sequence ATGGCGCAACTGAATCTAGTGGACCCAGCCGTTGCCGCGATTATCGAGCAGGAATGCCGGCGACAAAAAGAGGGGTTGGAACTCATCGCCTCCGAGAATTATGCGAGTCGCGCGGTTCTCCAAGCGGTCGGCTCGGTACTGACGAACAAGTACGCGGAAGGGTACCCCGCCAAGCGGTACTATAACGGCTGCGAGTACGTGGATCAAACCGAGACGCTCGCCATCGAACGGGCGAAAAAATTATTCGGCGCGCATCACGCGAACGTACAACCGCACTCGGGTTCGCAAGCGAATCTCGCGGCGTACCTCGCATTGATCAAGCCGGGCGACACGGTGCTCGCGATGAGTCTCGCGCAAGGCGGACACCTCACACATGGCGCGCCGGTCAACTTGTCGGGGCAACTGTACCATTTCATCGGGTACGGTGTGAATCGCGAAACCGAAACGTTGGACTATGACGAATTGGCGCGTCTCGCCGAAACGCATCGCCCTAAACTCATCGTCGGGGGCGCGACCGCATACCCGCGCGCGTTTGATTTCGCGCGGATGCGCGCCATCGCGAATTCGGTCGGCGCGCGGTTGATGGTAGACATGGCGCACATCGCCGGTTTGATCGCGGGCAAGGTTCATCCCGATCCGGTGCCGGTCGCGGATGTCGTGACGACAACGACGCACAAAACGTTGCGCGGTCCCCGCGGTGGAATGATTCTCGCCACCGAAGAATTCGGCAAGGCGATTGACAAAGCCGTTTTTCCCGGCACCCAAGGCGGTCCACTCGAACACGTCATCGCGGGCAAGGCGGTCGCGTTGAAAGAAGCGCTCGATCCGTCGTTCGCCGAGTACCAAAAGCAAATCGTCAAGAACGCGCGCGCGCTCGGCGAACAACTCGCCGCGCGCGGCATTCGCCTCGTGTCCGGCGGCACCGACAATCACTTGCTCCTGGTGGACTTGACGAAGCAAGGCGTGAGCGGCAAGGACGCGGCGAATACGCTGCAAAGCGTCGGCATCACGTGCAACAAAAATCTGATTCCATTCGATCCGCTCGCGGCGACCATCACGAGCGGCGTGCGCATCGGCACGCCGGCGGTGACGACGCGCGGCTTGTGCGAAGACGATTTGCGTCAAGTCGCGGATTGGATTGCCGATGTGGTCACGCACATGGACGACGCGGCATTGCACGCGCGCATTCGTGAAGCAGTGCGAAACTTTGCCAGCCAATTTCCGATGCCAGGAATTGACGGATAA
- a CDS encoding Ig-like domain-containing protein — MIGRLMRALAPWFVLAGLTTLACDLTTLGLGAPSKPQVLIQAPASNSQFRDGEEIIVQSTATDASGITRVELAVDGASVETSAPPIVQGQASFTVIQRWKATTGSHTLTVRAYNASGAASDPALVTVNVIAAAPTSPIAPPTILAQPPLGSTPGLGVVPTLPPSETSTPLGATPTRTRTPTPRPTNTPAAPPGVYATSIRVDPASPKRGQAVGFIVTFLNTTGAPQSYQWRVRIFEPDKRNSFGDTAISKSDIPVGANELPSIVNWGVFGPTGCRTFIARVFWVDPTNKNETEFLKPDGSGGPATTFPLECP, encoded by the coding sequence ATGATTGGGCGTTTGATGCGCGCGCTCGCGCCGTGGTTCGTGCTCGCCGGGCTGACAACACTTGCATGTGATTTGACGACGCTGGGACTCGGCGCTCCATCCAAGCCGCAAGTTTTGATTCAAGCCCCGGCATCGAACAGCCAATTTCGCGACGGCGAAGAAATCATCGTGCAATCCACCGCGACCGATGCGAGCGGCATCACGCGCGTCGAACTCGCCGTGGATGGCGCGAGCGTGGAAACATCCGCGCCGCCGATTGTGCAAGGTCAAGCTTCGTTCACGGTGATTCAACGTTGGAAAGCGACGACCGGTTCGCACACGCTCACCGTGCGCGCGTACAACGCGTCCGGCGCGGCGAGTGATCCAGCGTTAGTGACAGTGAATGTCATCGCCGCCGCGCCGACCTCGCCCATCGCGCCGCCGACGATTCTCGCGCAACCGCCGCTCGGCAGCACACCTGGGCTAGGCGTCGTCCCGACATTGCCGCCGAGTGAAACGTCAACGCCGCTCGGCGCGACGCCCACGCGCACGCGCACGCCGACGCCGCGTCCGACGAACACACCCGCCGCGCCGCCCGGCGTTTACGCGACCTCGATTCGCGTGGACCCCGCGTCTCCCAAACGCGGTCAAGCGGTTGGCTTTATTGTTACTTTCTTGAACACGACCGGCGCGCCGCAATCGTACCAGTGGCGCGTGCGCATCTTTGAACCGGACAAACGCAACTCGTTTGGTGACACCGCTATCTCAAAAAGCGATATTCCGGTCGGCGCGAACGAACTCCCTTCCATAGTCAATTGGGGCGTGTTCGGACCGACCGGTTGCCGCACGTTTATCGCGCGCGTGTTTTGGGTTGATCCAACCAACAAAAACGAAACTGAATTTCTCAAACCGGACGGGAGCGGTGGACCCGCGACAACCTTCCCGCTCGAATGTCCGTGA
- a CDS encoding tetratricopeptide repeat protein — protein MTKTWRIIGVILALATTVFVLPSAASVWLQNWANAQIARAATSPPGNEALGLARTQLEQARQFANEPRLSLAQARLALAQNDAPGALDALAQADATDFIAPWLRGNAAYQLRQTDLAFAAWRDAGARDYFSNQAHRAFDKHQWELAEHYARLALGVAPEIADLHLLLGEAISRREVNDPEAWRELDRAEALAPNDEFRATVLSRRAEMLAAQNKLGDALALFERAMQIAPIDARPRTGYALTQLRLDARAKPQAVAMLTQVVGDSPWYVAAYLALAQLAENDRGAETWLQRGLDQNPNDARLLLPLGELYARQGRITEARAMLELALKRETRVDNREAIARALEQLK, from the coding sequence ATGACCAAAACTTGGCGAATAATCGGTGTGATCCTCGCGCTCGCGACGACGGTGTTCGTCCTGCCATCGGCTGCGAGCGTGTGGTTGCAGAACTGGGCAAACGCGCAGATCGCGCGCGCGGCGACATCGCCTCCCGGCAACGAAGCGCTCGGACTGGCGCGGACACAGCTTGAGCAGGCGCGGCAATTTGCGAACGAGCCGCGCCTTTCGCTTGCCCAGGCGCGTCTCGCGCTCGCGCAGAACGACGCGCCCGGCGCGCTCGATGCGCTGGCTCAGGCAGACGCGACCGATTTCATCGCGCCATGGTTGCGCGGGAATGCGGCGTACCAATTGCGCCAAACCGATCTCGCGTTTGCGGCTTGGCGGGACGCGGGCGCGCGCGATTATTTTTCGAATCAAGCGCATCGCGCCTTCGACAAACATCAATGGGAACTCGCCGAGCATTACGCGCGGCTCGCGTTAGGCGTCGCGCCGGAAATTGCCGATTTGCATTTACTACTGGGCGAAGCGATTTCGCGACGCGAGGTGAACGATCCCGAAGCGTGGCGCGAACTTGACCGCGCCGAGGCGCTTGCGCCGAACGACGAATTTCGCGCGACCGTGCTCTCTCGCCGCGCCGAAATGCTCGCCGCGCAAAACAAACTGGGCGACGCGCTCGCGTTGTTTGAACGCGCGATGCAGATCGCGCCGATTGATGCGCGCCCGCGCACCGGGTACGCGTTGACACAACTGCGCCTCGACGCGCGCGCGAAACCGCAAGCCGTCGCGATGCTGACCCAGGTCGTCGGCGATTCGCCATGGTACGTGGCGGCGTACCTCGCGCTCGCGCAACTCGCGGAAAACGATCGCGGCGCGGAGACGTGGCTCCAACGCGGATTGGACCAGAATCCAAACGACGCGCGGTTGTTGTTGCCGCTCGGAGAACTGTACGCGCGGCAAGGGCGCATCACGGAGGCGCGTGCGATGCTCGAACTCGCGCTCAAGCGCGAAACGCGCGTGGACAATCGCGAGGCAATCGCGCGCGCGTTGGAGCAACTCAAGTGA
- a CDS encoding O-antigen ligase family protein produces MKATRVWKTDATIYALTALIAIVFGAFAALASSAWLGFVSIVALIALLAFVLPRSFIAPALVGFAVLQFYLTIPGTAATLRGALVFVACVALRALATQPIEWRANRTWLLAACAFVFAALVAAYGAPNRYAALKGVYDWGAVFLTILVASAIITTPPTRVRMLIALLAMGTLEAILGLAQAALGVERVRAILSLPGSELFFQPNLLRERIAAMSFNWIVFDRVLPFGNFINGIDYAVFLAAMIALALAWLFAERTRRQMIALLASVSAMGVALLLTFKGSGVLALIGGACVIVIAYAQRLSRRVVMLGLALGVIALALAAPLADALAQRALFLIQRESGSVFTTGRLAIWVELLDVWTRHPWFGVGLNNAEGFIEPLSSLNGGAFTLVVPSPESAYVAALVETGAVGLLALGAMFALTLTRAWQRWRASRDALDLGMLAAIVAWLVGNVTVAGFTTDQNGMVLGLMVGMFWARQDARVGN; encoded by the coding sequence GTGAAGGCGACCCGCGTGTGGAAAACGGACGCGACGATCTACGCGCTCACCGCGTTGATCGCGATTGTTTTCGGCGCGTTCGCCGCACTCGCTTCAAGCGCGTGGCTTGGCTTTGTGAGCATCGTCGCGCTGATCGCCCTGCTCGCGTTTGTTTTGCCGCGATCATTCATCGCACCGGCGCTGGTCGGGTTTGCGGTCTTGCAATTCTACCTGACGATTCCTGGCACGGCGGCGACGCTGCGCGGCGCGCTTGTGTTCGTCGCGTGCGTTGCATTGCGCGCGCTGGCGACCCAACCAATCGAGTGGCGCGCCAATCGGACGTGGTTGCTCGCGGCATGCGCGTTTGTGTTCGCCGCGCTCGTCGCCGCGTATGGCGCGCCAAATCGCTACGCCGCGCTCAAAGGCGTGTACGATTGGGGCGCGGTATTTCTCACGATCTTGGTCGCCAGCGCGATTATCACCACGCCGCCGACGCGCGTGCGTATGCTCATCGCGTTGCTTGCGATGGGGACCCTGGAAGCAATCCTGGGTCTAGCGCAAGCCGCGCTCGGCGTCGAGCGCGTGCGCGCCATATTGAGTTTGCCCGGGAGCGAATTGTTTTTTCAACCGAACCTGTTGCGCGAACGGATCGCGGCGATGAGTTTTAATTGGATCGTGTTTGATCGCGTGCTCCCGTTTGGCAATTTCATCAACGGGATTGATTACGCCGTGTTTCTCGCCGCGATGATTGCGCTTGCGCTCGCGTGGCTATTCGCCGAGCGCACGCGCCGCCAAATGATCGCGTTGCTCGCGAGTGTGAGCGCAATGGGCGTCGCGTTATTGCTTACCTTCAAGGGGTCGGGCGTACTCGCGTTGATCGGCGGCGCGTGTGTCATCGTGATCGCGTACGCGCAGCGCTTGTCGCGCCGCGTCGTGATGCTGGGTCTGGCGCTCGGCGTGATTGCGCTCGCGCTCGCCGCGCCGCTCGCCGATGCGCTCGCGCAACGCGCGCTCTTTTTGATTCAACGCGAGTCTGGGTCGGTGTTCACCACGGGACGGCTCGCGATTTGGGTCGAGTTGTTGGACGTGTGGACACGCCATCCCTGGTTCGGCGTGGGGTTGAACAATGCCGAAGGATTCATCGAACCGCTATCGTCGTTGAACGGAGGCGCGTTCACGCTCGTCGTACCGTCGCCGGAAAGCGCGTACGTCGCCGCGCTCGTCGAAACCGGCGCGGTCGGTTTGCTCGCACTCGGCGCGATGTTCGCGTTGACGCTCACGCGCGCGTGGCAACGGTGGCGCGCGTCGCGTGACGCGCTAGACCTGGGAATGCTCGCGGCAATCGTCGCGTGGTTGGTCGGCAATGTGACAGTCGCCGGATTCACGACTGATCAGAATGGAATGGTGTTGGGATTGATGGTGGGAATGTTTTGGGCAAGGCAGGACGCGCGCGTTGGAAACTAG
- the murJ gene encoding murein biosynthesis integral membrane protein MurJ, translated as METRELAAKPGMHSLKRIASFTTIIAAGFVLGRVSGLAREMIVSARFGLSADLDAYFLAYVVPTVINNIVAGGSITVAVMPVFARYLAHGDRAEFWRVASIITNFLLVVTGALTLLCILFASPIIAILGSGLAAPTQTLASALLVIMMPTLFLNAALNMLLAMLNALDRFVGPALIYLALNVGIIVAVIALAPVIGVYSVAWGFLFGVALQTAIQFVALRREHPQFAWQIDLRHPALRQVALAFVPVTALSILAQINFAVDKAMAGTLATGSISALSYADTITGTFYMLGVSVGIAVFPALSRMVAMDDLANAAHAITASLRMLLFVLAPLTCLLILFAAPTIGLVLGRGKFDTNAVNLTAQALAMYAIGLMAIAVMFVLQRAFYALRDNATPFVVGAVGAAVHVALNWVLMRDFAHAGIALSTSLTAIASALVMLVLLARRLDDFSLTRLGLFLLRCGALAVPSAAFVAWLFALTGLGDETFGARAVGIAFAGLGGLIYLGLAFLLRVPESALLFKTARDLLTRFPVRR; from the coding sequence TTGGAAACTAGAGAACTCGCGGCTAAACCTGGGATGCACTCGCTCAAACGCATCGCGTCGTTCACGACGATTATCGCCGCGGGATTCGTGCTGGGTCGTGTGAGCGGCTTGGCGCGCGAGATGATCGTCAGCGCGCGCTTTGGTCTTTCCGCCGATCTCGACGCGTACTTTCTCGCCTACGTCGTGCCGACCGTCATCAACAACATTGTCGCCGGCGGTTCGATCACCGTCGCGGTGATGCCGGTCTTTGCGCGCTATCTCGCGCACGGCGACCGCGCCGAGTTTTGGCGCGTCGCGAGTATCATTACCAATTTTTTGCTCGTCGTCACCGGCGCATTGACCTTGCTCTGCATCTTGTTCGCGTCGCCGATCATCGCGATCCTGGGTTCGGGTCTTGCCGCGCCGACCCAAACGCTCGCATCTGCGCTGCTTGTCATTATGATGCCGACGCTGTTCCTGAACGCCGCGCTCAACATGTTGCTCGCGATGCTCAACGCGCTCGATCGGTTTGTGGGACCGGCGTTGATCTATCTCGCGCTGAACGTCGGCATCATTGTCGCGGTCATCGCGCTCGCGCCCGTCATCGGCGTGTACTCGGTCGCGTGGGGCTTTTTATTCGGTGTCGCGTTGCAAACCGCGATTCAATTCGTCGCCCTGCGGCGCGAGCATCCGCAGTTCGCGTGGCAGATTGATTTGCGTCACCCCGCGCTGCGTCAAGTCGCGCTCGCGTTCGTGCCGGTCACCGCGCTCTCAATCCTCGCGCAGATCAACTTTGCGGTAGACAAGGCGATGGCGGGCACGCTCGCGACCGGGAGCATTAGCGCGTTGTCGTATGCCGACACGATCACCGGCACATTTTACATGCTCGGCGTCAGCGTGGGCATCGCGGTGTTTCCCGCGCTCAGTCGCATGGTCGCGATGGACGACCTGGCGAATGCGGCGCATGCGATCACCGCGTCTCTGCGGATGTTGCTGTTCGTCCTCGCGCCCTTGACGTGTTTGCTGATTCTATTCGCTGCGCCGACCATCGGGCTAGTCCTGGGTCGCGGCAAGTTCGATACGAACGCGGTGAACCTGACCGCGCAAGCGTTAGCGATGTACGCGATTGGCTTGATGGCGATTGCGGTCATGTTCGTGCTGCAGCGCGCGTTCTACGCGTTGCGCGACAATGCAACGCCGTTCGTCGTCGGCGCGGTCGGCGCGGCGGTGCACGTTGCCTTGAACTGGGTCTTGATGCGCGATTTTGCGCACGCCGGCATTGCGCTTTCGACCTCGCTCACGGCGATTGCCAGCGCGCTCGTGATGCTCGTGTTGTTAGCGCGCCGCCTGGACGATTTTTCGCTGACGCGCCTGGGACTCTTTTTGCTTCGTTGTGGGGCGCTCGCGGTACCAAGCGCCGCGTTTGTCGCGTGGCTGTTTGCGCTGACCGGGCTAGGCGACGAAACATTCGGCGCGCGCGCGGTCGGTATTGCGTTTGCCGGACTAGGCGGACTGATTTATCTAGGACTCGCGTTCCTGTTGCGCGTGCCAGAAAGCGCGCTACTCTTCAAAACCGCGCGCGATTTGCTGACCAGATTTCCCGTTCGCCGCTAA
- a CDS encoding glycosyltransferase family 4 protein: MFCRIMPAHAIGGMQDHVQTLSVGLAQRGHRVVVLTSSRTDGVAFENVRGVEIHYLPNTPSGRNSYAYWRASANKFEKLHRQSPFDILHSQSAGAYGIFARALPRKYRVPLIASFHGTHSDVLTTSWHTDFSLTNPRGTVRFIAIALDLLYRYLRRDLWFTRAMDLLIATSDADAHKYQAHYGYPASRIRTVYNGIDTDLFAPRDASDLRAHLGIGADEKMLLALARLQKDKGVQNAIAVLARVREQFPARLVVVGDGDYRAALERMARDLGVAAHTHFAGAQTLAECARYFNACDVFLDPTLRTDGYDLTIAEAMACAKPVIVSDVGANSTLIDVATQRDGMLIPRGDNDVLARAITGILGDAPRARAMGESARAKIVARFSIAAMVEGMERVYRELTR, encoded by the coding sequence ATGTTCTGTCGCATCATGCCCGCGCACGCGATAGGCGGGATGCAAGATCACGTTCAAACATTGAGTGTTGGGCTGGCTCAACGCGGGCATCGCGTCGTCGTCCTCACGAGTTCGCGCACCGATGGCGTCGCGTTTGAAAACGTGCGCGGCGTTGAGATTCATTATTTGCCCAACACACCGAGCGGACGAAATTCGTACGCATACTGGCGTGCGTCCGCGAACAAGTTTGAGAAACTGCACCGGCAATCGCCGTTCGATATTTTGCACAGCCAGAGCGCGGGCGCGTACGGAATTTTCGCGCGCGCGTTGCCGCGAAAATATCGCGTGCCACTCATCGCGTCGTTTCACGGCACGCATTCGGATGTGCTGACGACGAGTTGGCACACTGATTTCAGTTTGACGAATCCGCGTGGCACGGTGCGCTTTATCGCGATCGCACTCGATTTGTTATACCGCTATCTGCGGCGCGATCTGTGGTTCACGCGCGCGATGGACCTACTGATCGCAACGAGCGACGCGGACGCGCACAAGTACCAGGCGCACTATGGCTACCCCGCGTCGCGCATTCGCACGGTGTACAACGGCATTGACACTGACTTGTTTGCGCCGCGCGACGCGAGCGATTTGCGCGCGCACCTGGGAATCGGCGCGGACGAAAAGATGCTCCTCGCGCTGGCGCGGTTGCAAAAAGACAAAGGCGTGCAAAACGCCATCGCGGTATTGGCGCGCGTGCGCGAACAATTTCCCGCGCGCTTGGTCGTCGTCGGCGACGGCGATTATCGCGCTGCGCTCGAACGCATGGCGCGCGACCTGGGTGTCGCCGCGCACACGCACTTTGCCGGCGCGCAAACGCTCGCCGAATGTGCGCGCTATTTCAACGCGTGCGATGTTTTTCTCGATCCGACGCTACGCACCGACGGGTACGACCTGACGATTGCGGAAGCGATGGCGTGCGCCAAGCCCGTGATTGTGTCCGATGTCGGTGCGAACTCGACACTGATAGATGTGGCGACGCAACGCGATGGCATGCTCATCCCGCGCGGCGACAACGATGTGCTCGCGCGCGCGATCACCGGTATTCTCGGTGATGCGCCGCGCGCGCGCGCGATGGGCGAATCCGCGCGCGCGAAAATCGTCGCGCGGTTCAGCATCGCGGCGATGGTGGAAGGCATGGAACGCGTGTATCGCGAGTTGACGCGATGA
- a CDS encoding methyltransferase domain-containing protein — protein sequence MSDNRNYIWSDQVSQRPEYATILEWIPEHARVIDLGCGNGSLLHLLKTRKQIVEFGIELAPSGVAACQQRGVDARVGRIDVPLDDVPDQSFDIAVCNVTLQMVMYPEVTLREMKRIAHQQIISFPNFAFVLNRLELLFAGRMPRWGLFGYAWYSTGHIHQFAIRDFRETARAVGLTIRASRYLSKFGALAKLAPNLLAQTALFRLEATQPD from the coding sequence ATGAGCGATAATCGCAATTACATCTGGAGCGACCAGGTTAGCCAGCGCCCCGAATATGCGACGATTCTTGAATGGATTCCGGAACACGCGCGTGTGATTGACCTGGGATGCGGCAACGGTTCGCTTTTGCATTTGCTCAAAACGCGCAAACAGATTGTCGAGTTCGGCATCGAACTTGCGCCAAGCGGCGTCGCGGCGTGCCAGCAGCGCGGCGTGGATGCGCGCGTTGGTCGCATTGACGTGCCGCTCGACGATGTGCCCGATCAATCGTTCGACATCGCGGTGTGCAACGTGACGTTGCAAATGGTGATGTATCCCGAAGTCACGCTACGCGAGATGAAACGCATCGCGCACCAACAAATTATTTCGTTTCCGAATTTCGCGTTCGTGTTGAATCGGCTCGAACTACTTTTCGCCGGGCGCATGCCGCGTTGGGGTTTGTTCGGCTATGCGTGGTACAGCACCGGGCACATTCATCAATTTGCCATTCGCGATTTCCGTGAAACCGCGCGCGCGGTGGGATTGACGATTCGCGCGAGCCGCTATCTGAGCAAGTTTGGCGCGCTGGCGAAGCTCGCGCCGAATTTGCTAGCGCAGACGGCGCTCTTTCGATTGGAAGCGACTCAACCTGATTAG